One segment of Pseudodesulfovibrio sp. 5S69 DNA contains the following:
- a CDS encoding class I SAM-dependent methyltransferase, translating into MVVTDIFNPKRFSSSRSDIRKKQEKYAAKFQGCKRVLDFGPGEGLFLELLRELRVEGLGVDMDSQAVAKAHEKGLQVVEADGLVWISEQEEAFDGIFCSNVLEHLPPEKAAELLTQFVRLLSPGGLLILVVPNPRSVQMLSETFWLDPTHVRFYPLRMLQSGVTHLGLVVEESGDDPDTRVHPRSLWQWVKFFVRSCTLPRALRGGDEVFVCARAPRVSQAE; encoded by the coding sequence ATGGTAGTGACAGACATATTCAACCCGAAGAGATTCTCTTCCAGTCGTAGCGATATTCGCAAGAAGCAGGAAAAGTACGCCGCGAAGTTTCAGGGCTGCAAGCGAGTTTTGGATTTTGGTCCAGGGGAAGGGCTTTTTCTGGAATTGTTGCGCGAGTTGCGGGTGGAAGGCTTAGGCGTGGACATGGACAGCCAGGCCGTGGCCAAGGCTCATGAAAAGGGGCTTCAGGTTGTTGAGGCCGACGGGCTTGTTTGGATTTCAGAGCAGGAAGAAGCGTTTGACGGGATTTTCTGTTCAAATGTCCTTGAGCATTTGCCGCCTGAGAAAGCCGCTGAATTGTTGACGCAGTTCGTGCGGTTGTTGTCTCCGGGCGGGCTTTTGATCCTGGTTGTGCCAAATCCGCGAAGTGTGCAAATGCTGTCGGAAACGTTCTGGCTCGACCCGACGCATGTTCGGTTTTATCCCCTCAGGATGCTACAAAGCGGTGTGACCCATCTTGGCCTGGTTGTCGAGGAATCCGGCGATGACCCGGATACTCGCGTCCATCCGAGATCGTTGTGGCAGTGGGTGAAATTTTTCGTCCGGTCGTGCACTTTGCCGAGGGCTCTGCGTGGCGGGGACGAGGTGTTTGTGTGCGCTCGTGCACCACGGGTTTCGCAAGCCGAATAA
- a CDS encoding SDR family NAD(P)-dependent oxidoreductase, translating to MNKSYFQDKCILVTGSCGTIGSELVHQCLEKYGVKKLIGIDNNETELFFLGQRYLEHKEAKFYLADIRDPQKLYHIMQGVDIIFHAAAYKHVAMCEISPFEAVQTNILGVKNIISAAAENGVGQVIFTSSDKAANPTNVMGTSKLMGERLITAANQTINRNGTIFASTRFGNVLGSNGSVIPIFREQIREGKPITLTDPQMTRFIMSIPEAVQLVINTAQFACGGEVFVTKMPVIRIQDLAEVMIEELAPQFGKKPEDIEIKVVGIKPGEKLYEELMTDEETSRTVELEHYFSVLPALRMHYGNIEYSYDGVLSEGIDTAYNSRNATPLTKSDLRDFLIRSKLIKGLD from the coding sequence ATGAACAAATCATATTTTCAAGATAAATGCATCCTCGTCACCGGAAGCTGTGGAACCATCGGCAGCGAGCTTGTCCACCAGTGTCTCGAAAAGTACGGCGTCAAGAAACTCATTGGCATCGATAACAACGAGACCGAACTTTTTTTCCTCGGCCAACGATACCTTGAACACAAGGAAGCCAAATTCTATCTAGCGGACATCCGGGACCCTCAAAAACTCTATCATATCATGCAGGGAGTCGACATCATTTTCCATGCCGCCGCCTACAAGCATGTTGCCATGTGCGAGATTTCTCCCTTTGAAGCTGTCCAGACGAACATCCTCGGTGTCAAAAATATTATTTCCGCAGCTGCAGAAAACGGTGTAGGCCAAGTCATCTTCACCAGTTCCGACAAAGCCGCCAACCCAACGAACGTCATGGGCACGTCAAAACTCATGGGCGAACGCCTGATCACGGCGGCCAACCAGACGATAAACCGCAACGGAACAATTTTCGCTTCCACCCGATTTGGCAATGTTCTCGGCTCCAACGGTTCGGTCATCCCCATATTCAGAGAACAGATTCGCGAAGGGAAGCCCATTACCCTGACCGACCCTCAGATGACCCGATTCATCATGAGCATACCGGAAGCGGTACAACTGGTCATCAATACCGCACAGTTCGCATGTGGAGGCGAAGTATTTGTCACCAAAATGCCGGTCATTAGAATCCAGGACCTGGCCGAGGTCATGATTGAAGAACTTGCCCCCCAATTTGGAAAAAAGCCCGAGGACATTGAGATCAAAGTCGTCGGGATCAAACCCGGAGAAAAGCTGTACGAAGAGTTGATGACAGACGAAGAGACGAGCAGAACCGTTGAGCTCGAGCACTACTTCAGCGTACTCCCGGCCCTAAGAATGCACTATGGCAACATCGAGTACAGTTACGATGGAGTCCTTTCCGAAGGCATCGACACCGCCTACAATTCTCGCAATGCGACTCCGTTAACCAAATCGGATCTCAGGGATTTCCTGATTCGCAGCAAGCTGATTAAAGGGCTTGATTAA
- a CDS encoding D-glucuronyl C5-epimerase family protein → MRKLKHLWQIALRYLRPGSSLSFWYLPVSHDPQFEARGPGRYPVNFRRKAEYKGLDDNGIPIMDYGANIGRQYNACAISQYALGLHALYLDSPTPQAKTLFLQQADWLKENQIESPAGIQGTWPLPFDMVGYRIKGPWISSLIQSQAISTLLRAEAISGDSSYRGAADLAFESIRTPTSQGGVTRFIGDHVIFEEAPSSPPSTVLDGFLYSFWGVYEYALATGSAEAEKMINGALDWLKENIEDYDIGFWSRADVYRKSPPCPASRHYHQVHSFLLSAIGSVFIDNQLQGYAAKWVRQDANLIYRNLAKIYKIAYKIIFY, encoded by the coding sequence ATGAGAAAACTCAAACACCTCTGGCAAATCGCCCTTCGATACCTCCGCCCAGGCTCCAGTCTGAGCTTCTGGTATCTACCCGTTTCCCACGACCCGCAATTCGAGGCGCGCGGTCCGGGGCGCTACCCCGTCAATTTTCGACGCAAGGCGGAATACAAGGGCCTTGATGACAACGGGATTCCGATAATGGATTATGGCGCGAACATCGGGCGCCAGTACAACGCATGCGCCATATCCCAATACGCCTTGGGTCTTCACGCTCTGTATCTCGACAGTCCGACCCCTCAAGCAAAAACACTGTTTCTGCAACAAGCAGATTGGCTCAAGGAAAACCAAATCGAATCCCCTGCCGGGATACAGGGAACATGGCCACTCCCCTTTGACATGGTCGGATACAGGATAAAGGGGCCGTGGATCAGTTCGCTCATTCAGAGCCAGGCAATATCCACCTTGCTCAGAGCAGAGGCGATCTCCGGGGATTCGAGCTACCGGGGAGCTGCGGACCTCGCCTTTGAATCGATCAGAACCCCGACGAGTCAAGGCGGCGTCACACGTTTCATCGGCGATCATGTCATTTTCGAGGAGGCCCCCTCCTCGCCGCCCTCGACAGTGCTCGATGGCTTCCTCTACAGCTTCTGGGGTGTCTACGAATATGCCTTGGCAACGGGTTCCGCAGAAGCCGAGAAGATGATCAATGGGGCGCTGGACTGGCTAAAAGAAAACATCGAGGACTACGATATCGGCTTCTGGTCCAGGGCGGATGTCTACAGGAAATCTCCCCCATGTCCTGCCAGCAGACACTATCATCAGGTGCACAGCTTTCTGCTCTCGGCAATAGGTTCGGTCTTTATTGACAATCAGCTACAGGGCTACGCCGCTAAATGGGTGAGACAGGATGCCAATCTAATTTATAGGAATTTAGCTAAAATATATAAAATAGCATATAAAATTATATTTTACTAA
- a CDS encoding flippase — MNNADLSMHQLFDEININTMTTLAGKASVMVFGLALAGALTRGLGEAGFGDYSVIVAWLGVTAGLADFGLSKTGVREMASAGPSFSIVAGNLFLLKLLYSLAALAIAFVFIPFMPYTQPLKNVLHVGLCAVVFMSLAAVYQGIFQIRLKTHFMALAESIGSASVLVLSWHFLGAGFGLLAIVTILVFGKALVCLLNWVFSRPLTRLSFSISWPTMRSMAVQALPLGVSGFMALVYFRLDIMMLSWLKPVSDVGIYGAAYRIIEVGSVIPSVFMGIIFPLLSKACAASKEDLPRHYARAYMTLSLAAIPMLVGGIILANPLMELITGPGFGKEASVFPVEALYGFSPTAMTFLILLPSSAMMFIGELHGNMMIAGNEQQCLMRVYFWLVPLNLVLNLLFIPYFSYLGAACATTFTEVFAFAYMAWAINRKFKLSPSYTGIFLACLASVPMGVVVFVLREHLFLSIGAGICVYAAVVSFIVRFEHADKGGAAR, encoded by the coding sequence TTGAACAACGCTGATTTATCCATGCACCAATTATTTGACGAAATAAACATAAATACGATGACCACCCTTGCTGGCAAGGCATCTGTCATGGTTTTCGGATTGGCCCTTGCGGGAGCCCTTACCCGGGGGTTGGGAGAGGCAGGATTTGGTGATTACTCCGTCATTGTGGCCTGGCTGGGGGTTACGGCCGGTTTGGCCGACTTCGGCCTGTCGAAGACCGGTGTCAGGGAGATGGCCTCCGCCGGTCCGTCATTTTCGATTGTGGCCGGAAACCTGTTCCTGCTCAAGTTGCTGTATTCCCTGGCAGCGCTCGCGATTGCCTTTGTTTTTATTCCCTTCATGCCATATACGCAGCCGCTGAAGAACGTCTTGCATGTCGGGTTGTGTGCCGTTGTCTTCATGTCATTGGCAGCTGTGTATCAGGGAATTTTCCAGATACGGCTCAAGACACATTTCATGGCGTTGGCGGAATCCATCGGCTCGGCGAGCGTCCTTGTCCTGTCATGGCATTTTCTGGGTGCCGGGTTTGGCTTACTGGCCATTGTCACGATTCTTGTTTTCGGAAAAGCACTCGTCTGTCTGTTGAATTGGGTATTTTCCCGACCCCTGACCCGGCTCTCGTTTTCCATTTCCTGGCCAACCATGCGTTCCATGGCGGTGCAGGCTCTCCCTCTTGGCGTTTCCGGCTTCATGGCTCTCGTGTATTTTCGTCTGGACATCATGATGCTTTCCTGGCTCAAGCCGGTGAGCGACGTAGGCATTTATGGTGCGGCGTATCGTATTATAGAGGTCGGGTCCGTCATTCCCAGCGTGTTCATGGGGATCATTTTCCCACTTCTATCCAAAGCGTGTGCGGCGTCAAAGGAAGATTTGCCAAGGCACTATGCCCGAGCCTACATGACGCTTTCCCTTGCGGCCATTCCCATGCTGGTGGGAGGAATTATTCTTGCCAACCCGCTTATGGAACTCATAACCGGACCCGGTTTTGGCAAAGAGGCGAGTGTCTTTCCCGTGGAAGCCCTGTACGGATTTTCGCCCACGGCAATGACATTTCTCATACTGCTTCCCTCTTCAGCCATGATGTTTATCGGCGAACTGCACGGAAACATGATGATTGCCGGAAATGAACAGCAATGTCTCATGCGAGTGTATTTTTGGCTCGTTCCGTTGAACCTCGTTCTTAATCTGTTGTTCATTCCGTATTTTTCCTATTTGGGTGCTGCTTGCGCTACTACGTTTACGGAAGTATTCGCTTTTGCGTACATGGCTTGGGCCATCAATCGAAAATTCAAACTATCTCCGTCGTATACGGGTATCTTCCTGGCATGTCTGGCATCCGTTCCGATGGGGGTGGTCGTCTTTGTCCTCAGGGAGCATTTGTTTCTCAGCATCGGGGCTGGCATATGCGTCTATGCAGCTGTGGTTTCCTTTATTGTTCGATTTGAGCATGCCGACAAAGGTGGGGCGGCGCGATAG
- a CDS encoding efflux RND transporter periplasmic adaptor subunit, protein MPGLEKTFIEKRKAHLMLKRTTLSGVGGIFIACLAMALILMDGWQQAAAQDTLALDGKIYYRAVRKIKNHYPGEIVEINVKNFQQVSQDEVLATYRITREQQQELQHEIDFTSIQKTKISIEEVMTEINKKEREKRSVTNLVNEGLASPMSGYDLAEDIQVLILKKKYLEEELAYLKRQQAREKDRISEELGGVSLASGIIPRVIPITTKLPGYVVKMGVIPTSKIEKNRVCFEVTKLSLILIRCKVYEEDYIKLSLGQKAVITSQGAPGKEYTAHLSRLPLRPTDKGYEALSYYLVDFIMPNPDLKFRAGNRVKVKVDLTSKVDPLAP, encoded by the coding sequence ATGCCCGGGCTTGAGAAAACCTTTATAGAGAAAAGAAAAGCACACCTGATGCTGAAGAGGACCACCCTCTCCGGTGTTGGCGGTATTTTTATTGCCTGCCTGGCAATGGCTCTTATCTTGATGGATGGGTGGCAACAGGCCGCAGCACAGGACACACTCGCTCTGGATGGCAAAATATATTATAGGGCTGTCAGAAAAATCAAGAACCATTACCCTGGAGAAATTGTTGAAATTAATGTAAAAAATTTTCAACAGGTTTCCCAAGATGAGGTGCTCGCCACCTACAGGATAACCCGGGAACAACAGCAAGAGTTGCAGCACGAAATCGATTTTACTTCCATTCAGAAAACAAAGATCTCCATTGAGGAGGTCATGACCGAAATCAATAAAAAGGAAAGGGAAAAACGCTCAGTTACGAATCTCGTCAACGAAGGGCTGGCCTCACCGATGTCCGGCTATGATCTGGCCGAAGACATTCAGGTCCTTATCCTCAAAAAAAAATACCTGGAAGAGGAACTGGCGTATTTAAAGCGGCAGCAAGCCAGAGAAAAGGATAGAATTTCTGAGGAATTGGGCGGTGTTTCCCTTGCCTCCGGCATAATCCCTCGGGTCATCCCCATCACGACCAAACTTCCCGGCTACGTCGTGAAGATGGGTGTTATTCCAACCAGTAAGATAGAAAAGAACAGGGTTTGCTTTGAAGTAACTAAGCTGAGCCTGATATTGATACGTTGCAAGGTTTACGAAGAAGATTACATCAAGCTTTCCCTCGGTCAAAAAGCAGTCATAACGTCACAGGGGGCACCTGGTAAGGAGTACACAGCACACTTGTCACGGCTTCCCCTTCGCCCCACGGACAAAGGCTACGAAGCCTTGTCGTATTACCTGGTGGATTTCATCATGCCCAACCCGGATTTGAAATTCAGGGCGGGTAACCGCGTAAAGGTCAAAGTGGACCTTACCAGCAAGGTCGACCCCCTTGCTCCTTAA
- a CDS encoding glycosyltransferase family 4 protein → MNMTIGVDARHLNGAMHGTVRYTIKTMQHMVQSRRCRFVLLSNKPIVNPFENKDAVSIHIDSAFSWMPGAVWLAFRAGHLLCTLNVDAFWGPLHALPLCGMSDIPRIVTIHDLAHLYYPESMTWKNRIIHMVYFSRTVAKATRIIAVSQTTRNALKKEFGPKVAAKTSVIYEGKSDLPPSSRSPLIKGDYLLCIGSVEPRKNIAGAVEAFRLLIQDYPRLRLVVAGGHGWKQASLYKSIEKRGLSEKVQFTGRCSDAELSNYIAHAKIFLFPSLYEGFGLPLLETLGQCPAVISDIPIFRELGQHLSGLQFADFQQPSLAAAVIRRVLKETFAQKPEFASSSAARLLSWGTCASRHEDLFMQPRLH, encoded by the coding sequence ATGAACATGACCATCGGGGTTGATGCGCGACACCTTAACGGAGCCATGCACGGCACCGTCAGATACACAATCAAGACCATGCAGCACATGGTACAATCTCGCCGCTGCAGGTTTGTCCTCTTGTCAAACAAACCCATTGTTAATCCCTTTGAAAACAAAGACGCCGTCAGTATCCATATCGATTCGGCGTTCTCCTGGATGCCTGGAGCCGTGTGGCTTGCTTTCCGCGCCGGACACCTTCTGTGTACACTCAATGTCGACGCCTTTTGGGGCCCCCTACACGCACTGCCGCTCTGCGGAATGTCAGACATTCCGCGAATTGTCACTATCCACGACCTCGCTCACCTCTATTATCCTGAATCAATGACCTGGAAAAACCGGATCATACACATGGTCTACTTCTCAAGAACAGTGGCTAAGGCAACGCGGATCATTGCCGTGTCCCAAACCACTCGGAATGCGTTAAAAAAGGAGTTCGGCCCAAAAGTCGCGGCCAAGACCTCGGTCATTTACGAAGGCAAGTCGGATCTCCCGCCATCATCCCGATCCCCACTGATCAAAGGCGATTATCTACTGTGCATCGGATCAGTGGAGCCGCGCAAGAATATCGCCGGAGCGGTCGAAGCCTTTCGCCTCCTTATCCAGGACTATCCGCGACTGCGCCTTGTGGTTGCCGGCGGGCATGGCTGGAAACAGGCATCCTTGTACAAGAGCATTGAGAAACGCGGGCTGTCGGAAAAAGTTCAATTCACCGGTAGATGTTCAGATGCCGAGTTATCCAATTACATAGCTCACGCCAAAATATTTCTTTTCCCTTCCCTCTATGAAGGATTTGGCCTCCCCCTGCTGGAGACACTGGGACAATGCCCGGCGGTCATCTCCGACATCCCGATCTTTCGTGAGCTCGGCCAACACCTATCCGGCCTTCAGTTCGCCGATTTTCAACAGCCGTCTTTGGCTGCCGCTGTAATACGGCGGGTTCTCAAAGAGACATTCGCGCAAAAACCGGAATTCGCCTCTTCGTCGGCAGCACGGCTGCTCTCATGGGGAACATGCGCCTCCCGACACGAAGATCTCTTCATGCAGCCTCGTCTTCACTGA
- the wbaP gene encoding undecaprenyl-phosphate galactose phosphotransferase WbaP codes for MIFVLAAITFWSRNAHVYSRLVLLFSFVTMLVTVPYCRKQCRKHFASLPGWGLPAIIYGDSEIAQSVIQNLQLRVSLGLTPVAIIKHRETPDTSINNIPAWDRSSLQKLAGIYPCSYFIIAESGLNNEEYYGLLNTSYKYFPKTIVIPGHFGQANIWATTVDISGILGLETGQKILSPTSQFYKRIMDLTSSFIGLLILFPVFLIIGLTIKLDSPGPVLYRQRRLSKGGVEVDIWKFRTMVSNADTILEDYLSKDPTLKAKWEQDYKLDNDPRITRVGRFMRKYSIDELPQLFNVLKGEMSLVGPRPIVKAEATKYMDNYELYLRVLPGMTGLWQISGRSNLSYSKRIDLDVYYIRNWSIWFDLYILIRTPAAIFNCVGAC; via the coding sequence ATGATCTTTGTTCTGGCAGCAATCACCTTCTGGTCGAGAAATGCTCATGTTTATTCACGCCTTGTCCTGCTTTTTTCTTTTGTGACGATGCTTGTTACTGTCCCGTATTGCCGTAAGCAATGCCGGAAACATTTTGCATCGCTCCCGGGCTGGGGTCTTCCGGCCATCATTTACGGAGACAGCGAAATCGCACAAAGCGTCATTCAAAACCTTCAGTTGCGCGTCAGTCTTGGGCTGACCCCGGTAGCAATCATCAAGCACAGAGAAACGCCCGACACCTCCATAAACAATATTCCCGCATGGGATCGTTCTTCACTCCAAAAACTGGCGGGTATATATCCCTGTTCATATTTCATTATTGCGGAATCCGGGCTAAACAACGAGGAGTACTATGGACTCCTCAACACCTCCTACAAATATTTCCCTAAGACAATTGTCATCCCGGGCCATTTCGGGCAGGCCAACATATGGGCCACCACCGTTGACATAAGCGGCATACTCGGATTGGAAACCGGACAAAAAATTCTTTCCCCCACATCGCAATTCTATAAACGGATAATGGATCTCACCAGTTCGTTTATCGGTCTGCTCATCCTGTTCCCCGTATTCCTGATCATCGGCCTCACCATCAAGCTGGATAGCCCTGGTCCCGTTCTTTACCGGCAGAGACGGCTCAGCAAAGGAGGCGTTGAAGTCGATATATGGAAATTCAGAACGATGGTCAGCAATGCTGATACGATTCTTGAGGACTACCTGAGCAAGGACCCAACCCTGAAAGCAAAATGGGAACAGGATTACAAGCTCGACAACGACCCCCGCATCACCCGGGTTGGCCGCTTCATGCGGAAATACAGCATCGATGAACTACCGCAACTGTTCAATGTACTCAAAGGGGAAATGAGCTTGGTCGGGCCAAGGCCCATCGTCAAGGCTGAGGCCACAAAATATATGGACAATTACGAACTTTACTTGAGAGTTCTCCCCGGAATGACTGGATTGTGGCAAATATCAGGGCGAAGCAATCTTTCATACAGTAAAAGAATCGACCTTGATGTTTATTACATCCGCAATTGGTCGATTTGGTTTGATCTATACATCCTCATCAGAACGCCTGCCGCAATCTTCAACTGCGTCGGCGCCTGCTGA
- a CDS encoding O-antigen ligase family protein produces MNLKSALNTLLVSFVCFQSVFLTPYVIIVATDRTNLFTPILSLFALIIIALVQGRQAPFAKWDILAWLALGAIMAFGVTLTTDIPAAAYRAFALYVPALSGYWAGRLLTNDQYWKKLSPYIMSGLFFLMSTVQIGTGVDVPILQLHHHALANLLLLLAVGPATILIQGSFPIKVACAAILSMGYFACYVVGSRFTVVLPILLLPLMSFLKLIRIKWLAIAGIPLLAVACIFFIQKPDKILKFHNYESVFYRIEGIPAAIHIIKKHPLFGIGLRTDREPYLEDYEMTFSMTDREHFMQVVRKNVTEDNMLMTLLVGVGFIPTILHLSMLIVYFSRLVIAIKTKHSGPLNSTALAFALCASVLHFGVQDGLLYPQVSWLFHLLIGMIPVENRSAI; encoded by the coding sequence ATGAACCTGAAGTCCGCTCTCAACACTCTTCTCGTCAGTTTTGTCTGCTTTCAAAGTGTTTTCCTGACGCCATACGTCATCATTGTTGCGACAGACAGAACCAACCTGTTTACACCGATCCTGTCGTTATTCGCGCTGATCATTATCGCTCTTGTCCAAGGGCGGCAGGCCCCATTCGCCAAATGGGATATCCTGGCATGGTTAGCCCTCGGTGCAATCATGGCCTTCGGGGTCACCCTCACGACCGATATACCAGCGGCGGCCTATCGTGCATTCGCTCTCTATGTTCCGGCCCTGAGTGGATACTGGGCAGGACGTCTGCTAACCAATGACCAGTATTGGAAGAAACTGTCTCCATACATTATGAGCGGTCTCTTTTTCCTCATGTCCACCGTTCAGATCGGCACCGGAGTCGACGTCCCCATACTGCAACTTCATCACCATGCGTTGGCCAACCTTCTGCTCCTGCTGGCAGTTGGGCCGGCCACCATCCTCATACAGGGTTCCTTTCCAATAAAGGTAGCCTGTGCCGCAATTCTCAGTATGGGCTATTTCGCTTGCTACGTCGTCGGTTCACGCTTCACGGTTGTACTGCCAATACTGCTGCTCCCCCTCATGTCGTTCCTGAAACTCATCCGGATCAAATGGCTCGCCATCGCCGGAATCCCCTTGCTCGCTGTAGCCTGCATCTTCTTTATCCAAAAACCGGATAAGATCTTAAAATTTCATAATTATGAATCTGTTTTCTACAGAATAGAAGGGATTCCAGCTGCGATTCACATTATTAAGAAGCACCCGCTTTTCGGCATCGGCCTTAGAACCGACCGGGAGCCGTATCTTGAAGACTATGAAATGACGTTCAGCATGACGGACCGCGAACACTTCATGCAAGTCGTTCGTAAAAATGTGACCGAGGATAATATGCTGATGACACTGCTTGTGGGCGTCGGGTTTATTCCTACCATCTTGCACCTAAGCATGCTCATCGTATATTTCAGTCGACTCGTCATTGCCATAAAGACAAAACATAGTGGACCGCTCAACTCGACGGCGCTCGCTTTTGCGCTCTGCGCCAGTGTTCTCCATTTCGGCGTTCAGGACGGTCTTCTTTATCCACAGGTCAGTTGGCTCTTTCACCTGTTGATAGGCATGATTCCGGTCGAGAACAGGTCGGCTATATAA
- a CDS encoding glycosyltransferase family 9 protein, whose amino-acid sequence MVMFIRCPPANILYNRANVKYRIFVMIRELHHGYLYDNKAVVLLLSVVDGVMRRLIVRKRIMPREVRRILVVKPDHLGDLLLTSSVLPLLKKRFSASRIDMVVNSGSLPVARGSGIVARVFVVDHWMLNRSKIPLWRKLFFFMQSFCFTLREVRKIKYDLCLNLRAFGGNLVTLCGFSGSKYCVGHGTGGGGWLLDEAVPWASGKHEVEHYLEVLAPLGIEADLKELHCTLHVPEPVRNKVRAMVSDRKFSPFVVFQPGSGAAERMLPPDVWAATANALPKEVEILACGTADEGNLISAIQEKTDRRLHDFTGRFQLEELLSLYGEASAVFALESLSAHLGGTAGVRTIAYYRKGMSSPEMWRPLGDTVTIVDSPDQFIQSAASLFEQR is encoded by the coding sequence ATGGTCATGTTCATTCGCTGTCCTCCAGCTAATATTCTTTACAATAGAGCTAACGTGAAGTACAGAATATTCGTTATGATTCGGGAATTGCACCATGGCTACTTATATGACAACAAGGCAGTTGTGCTGTTGCTCTCCGTTGTTGACGGAGTGATGCGGCGCTTGATTGTCAGAAAGCGGATAATGCCTCGGGAAGTACGTCGTATTCTTGTCGTAAAACCGGATCATCTCGGAGATCTGCTGCTGACAAGTTCCGTTCTTCCGCTCCTCAAAAAACGGTTTTCAGCCTCCCGGATCGACATGGTAGTCAATTCAGGAAGTCTGCCTGTTGCCCGCGGAAGCGGTATTGTTGCCCGCGTGTTTGTCGTGGATCATTGGATGCTCAATCGTTCCAAAATCCCCCTGTGGCGGAAGTTGTTTTTTTTCATGCAATCCTTCTGCTTCACTCTTCGTGAGGTCAGGAAAATCAAGTATGATTTGTGTCTCAACCTTCGGGCGTTCGGCGGGAATCTTGTGACCCTTTGCGGCTTTTCCGGGAGCAAGTATTGCGTCGGCCACGGGACAGGCGGCGGAGGTTGGCTGTTGGATGAGGCCGTCCCCTGGGCGTCCGGGAAACACGAGGTCGAGCATTATCTGGAGGTACTAGCCCCGTTGGGGATTGAGGCGGATCTCAAAGAGTTGCATTGTACGTTGCACGTCCCTGAGCCTGTTCGGAATAAGGTCCGAGCCATGGTTTCGGATCGGAAATTTTCACCATTTGTCGTTTTTCAGCCCGGCAGCGGCGCTGCGGAAAGAATGTTACCGCCGGATGTTTGGGCCGCAACGGCTAACGCCCTGCCTAAAGAGGTTGAGATACTCGCCTGTGGCACTGCAGATGAAGGGAACTTGATCTCGGCAATTCAGGAAAAAACCGATCGTCGGTTGCATGATTTCACCGGTCGTTTCCAGTTGGAGGAATTGCTTTCTTTGTATGGAGAGGCTTCAGCCGTGTTCGCACTTGAATCCCTGTCAGCTCATCTTGGCGGCACCGCTGGTGTACGGACGATTGCCTATTACCGAAAGGGGATGAGCTCTCCGGAAATGTGGCGGCCACTGGGGGACACCGTCACGATAGTCGATAGCCCCGACCAATTTATCCAGTCTGCGGCTTCGCTTTTTGAACAACGCTGA
- a CDS encoding NAD-dependent epimerase/dehydratase family protein, which yields MRVLVTGGAGYIGCLTVEELLKAGHEPVVFDTLNWGGEGLEEHMDKIKLIEGDVRSSKDLIYALEGVDSVVHLAGIVGEPACKNNYKAHFTINIESTRTLLDCMTDPNIGIVKDFIFLSSCSVYGNVKGLYNEVTEMTPTSPLSLYADAKLQAENIINEYAAKFPHFHPTILRLTTVFGWSPRPRLDLVTNLFAYRAWKEGKISIFGDGMQYRSLIHVHDVAKAVVHTLEAPRFLRDRKVYHLGEEANNRTVRDIAMIVKQYMPETDVEFLEGEPTDKRDYKINCQRIKNILGWKAQYTVEDGIKQMLEKLEENDWDWESFKYRNNQYAYV from the coding sequence GTGCGAGTTTTAGTTACAGGCGGCGCTGGTTATATCGGCTGCCTTACCGTGGAGGAGCTTCTCAAGGCCGGTCACGAGCCGGTTGTCTTTGACACCCTGAACTGGGGCGGCGAAGGTCTTGAAGAGCATATGGACAAGATCAAACTGATCGAAGGCGACGTGCGCAGCTCAAAAGATCTGATTTATGCCCTGGAAGGAGTCGATTCGGTTGTTCACCTTGCTGGTATCGTTGGCGAGCCCGCGTGCAAGAATAACTATAAGGCTCATTTTACCATCAACATCGAATCCACCAGGACGCTGCTTGACTGCATGACCGACCCCAATATCGGCATAGTCAAGGATTTTATCTTTCTGTCTTCCTGCTCTGTTTACGGAAACGTCAAGGGGCTGTACAACGAAGTCACCGAGATGACTCCAACCAGCCCCCTGTCTCTGTATGCCGACGCCAAGCTGCAGGCCGAGAATATCATCAATGAATATGCCGCCAAGTTCCCTCATTTTCATCCGACCATCCTGCGTCTGACCACAGTTTTCGGTTGGTCACCGCGCCCCCGGCTCGATCTGGTGACCAATCTGTTCGCCTACCGTGCTTGGAAAGAGGGCAAGATATCCATTTTCGGTGATGGCATGCAGTATCGTTCCCTGATCCACGTTCACGATGTTGCCAAGGCTGTCGTCCACACCCTGGAGGCTCCCCGCTTTCTGCGTGACCGCAAGGTTTACCACTTGGGCGAAGAAGCGAACAATCGTACCGTTCGCGATATCGCCATGATTGTGAAACAGTACATGCCCGAGACCGACGTCGAATTCCTCGAAGGCGAACCCACCGACAAGCGCGACTACAAGATCAACTGCCAGCGCATCAAGAATATCCTCGGCTGGAAGGCCCAGTATACCGTTGAGGACGGCATCAAGCAGATGCTTGAAAAACTGGAAGAGAACGATTGGGATTGGGAATCCTTCAAGTATCGCAACAATCAATATGCCTATGTGTAG